From Streptomyces sp. NBC_00683, one genomic window encodes:
- a CDS encoding choline/carnitine O-acyltransferase, with product MNVSQEVADSATFAREGDLPRVPLPTLEASCERFLAWSAPLLTAEERAATEAEVAAFLRPDGPGRVLHAALEEYDGTEGVHSWLDTFWPYRYLGRRDRIALNANFFFLFQDTGQGQLDRAAGLVAGALNYKRQLDEGLIAPVEQRGVPQSMVQNKYLFSTTRIPGVPLDTVRAPYSDSAPGPSTARHIVVFFRGSMFRLDVLGEDGAPHSLDEIEAGLRAVTKADVHTDEADRAGHLTSMARAEWAAARDTLLAHPRNAETLDDIETALFCVCLEDFAPGDTKATCDELLYGDRGNRWFDKAVSFVVYTDGRAGINVEHCELDGTTILSFTDALLSTPPEEHAGQSGARAQGQPVPQPLVFELDDTQRAQVRSAAESFAAYGAATATSTVSFDDFGSTAAKALGVSPDAFVQTAYQLAHQRAKGHLGATYESIATRQFRHGRTEAMRVVTPEMPAFVAAMDDPAADRDTRRAAFRAAATAHVTRAKECQAGDAPEQHLWELELIQRRRGAELGITEQPALYRSPGWLTMRDDYLSTSSAPSENIQYFGFGSTSSKCIGIAYVLLPDRFNLYLSTPLPVAAQMHAFADRLREAVAELRELLAG from the coding sequence TTGAACGTCAGCCAGGAAGTTGCGGACAGCGCCACCTTCGCCCGGGAGGGCGACCTGCCGCGTGTGCCGCTGCCCACGCTCGAGGCGAGCTGCGAAAGGTTCCTCGCCTGGAGCGCACCGCTCCTGACCGCCGAGGAACGGGCGGCGACCGAGGCCGAGGTCGCCGCCTTCCTGCGGCCCGACGGACCCGGCCGGGTCCTGCACGCGGCGCTGGAGGAGTACGACGGCACGGAGGGCGTGCACAGCTGGCTCGACACCTTCTGGCCGTACCGCTACCTCGGCCGCCGGGACCGGATCGCGCTCAACGCCAACTTCTTCTTCCTGTTCCAGGACACCGGCCAGGGCCAGCTCGACCGGGCGGCCGGCCTCGTCGCCGGGGCGCTCAACTACAAGCGGCAGCTGGACGAGGGCCTCATCGCGCCGGTGGAGCAGCGCGGAGTGCCGCAGTCCATGGTGCAGAACAAGTACCTGTTCTCCACGACCCGCATCCCCGGCGTCCCACTGGACACCGTCCGCGCCCCGTACAGCGACAGCGCGCCCGGCCCCTCCACGGCCCGGCACATCGTCGTATTCTTCCGGGGCAGCATGTTCCGGCTGGACGTCCTCGGTGAGGACGGTGCCCCGCACAGCCTCGACGAGATCGAAGCCGGACTGCGCGCCGTGACCAAGGCCGACGTGCACACGGACGAGGCGGACCGAGCCGGCCACCTCACCAGCATGGCGCGCGCCGAATGGGCGGCGGCCCGGGACACCCTCCTCGCCCACCCCCGCAACGCCGAGACACTGGACGACATCGAGACCGCGCTGTTCTGCGTCTGCCTGGAGGACTTCGCACCCGGGGACACCAAGGCCACCTGCGACGAACTGCTGTACGGGGACCGGGGCAACCGCTGGTTCGACAAGGCCGTCTCCTTCGTCGTCTACACCGACGGCCGGGCCGGCATCAACGTGGAGCACTGCGAGCTCGACGGGACGACCATCCTCAGCTTCACCGACGCGCTGCTCAGCACCCCGCCCGAGGAGCACGCCGGCCAGTCCGGCGCCCGCGCGCAGGGACAACCGGTCCCGCAGCCCCTCGTGTTCGAGCTGGACGACACCCAGCGGGCCCAGGTGCGGTCCGCCGCCGAGTCGTTCGCCGCGTACGGCGCAGCCACCGCCACCAGCACGGTCTCCTTCGACGACTTCGGCAGCACCGCGGCCAAGGCGCTCGGCGTATCACCGGACGCGTTCGTCCAGACCGCCTACCAACTGGCCCACCAGCGCGCCAAGGGCCACCTCGGAGCCACGTACGAGTCGATCGCGACCCGCCAGTTCCGGCACGGCCGCACCGAGGCGATGCGCGTCGTCACCCCCGAGATGCCGGCCTTCGTGGCGGCGATGGACGACCCCGCCGCCGACCGCGACACCCGCCGCGCCGCCTTCCGCGCAGCCGCGACCGCCCATGTGACCCGTGCGAAGGAATGCCAGGCCGGGGACGCCCCCGAACAGCACCTGTGGGAGCTGGAACTCATCCAGCGCCGCCGCGGTGCCGAGCTCGGGATCACCGAACAGCCCGCCCTGTACCGCTCACCGGGCTGGCTCACCATGCGGGACGACTACCTCAGCACCAGTTCGGCCCCGTCGGAGAACATCCAGTACTTCGGCTTCGGCTCCACGAGCAGCAAGTGCATCGGCATCGCCTACGTCCTGCTGCCCGACCGCTTCAACCTCTACCTGAGCACCCCGCTGCCGGTGGCCGCCCAGATGCACGCCTTCGCGGACCGCCTCCGCGAGGCGGTCGCGGAACTGCGCGAGCTCCTGGCGGGCTGA
- a CDS encoding class I SAM-dependent methyltransferase: MTRTAAYDRIADWYERDFLGGPAAGATAGNPRGLGHLLGELLGAGAGAACLEIGCGTGVHAARLRELGWAPVSVDLSAGMLRHARGRLPVAQGDAARLPIRDGSVAAVVAVMVHTDMPDYPAVLHEAARVLRPGGVFVHIGVHPCFCGGFADRTDADAVVVRPGYLDADWTTASWTDRGLRDKVGAGHLPLSGLLHGFLDAGLALERFAEHGDPTPIVMAVKARRSGQAAG; the protein is encoded by the coding sequence ATGACGCGGACAGCGGCGTACGACCGGATCGCGGACTGGTACGAACGGGATTTCCTCGGCGGCCCGGCGGCCGGAGCGACTGCCGGCAACCCCCGCGGCCTCGGTCATCTCCTGGGTGAGCTCCTCGGCGCGGGAGCAGGGGCCGCCTGTCTGGAGATCGGGTGCGGCACCGGCGTCCACGCCGCACGGCTTCGCGAGCTCGGCTGGGCCCCTGTCAGCGTCGACCTGTCCGCCGGAATGCTGCGCCATGCGCGCGGCCGCCTGCCGGTCGCGCAGGGAGACGCCGCGCGGCTGCCGATCCGCGACGGATCGGTGGCTGCCGTCGTCGCGGTGATGGTGCACACCGACATGCCCGACTACCCGGCCGTGCTCCACGAAGCGGCCCGGGTGCTACGGCCCGGTGGGGTGTTCGTGCACATCGGTGTCCATCCCTGTTTCTGCGGCGGGTTCGCCGACCGTACGGATGCCGATGCCGTCGTGGTCCGTCCCGGATATCTCGACGCGGACTGGACCACGGCCTCGTGGACGGACCGGGGCCTGCGCGACAAGGTCGGAGCGGGGCACCTGCCGCTGTCCGGCCTCCTCCATGGCTTCCTCGATGCCGGTCTCGCGCTCGAGCGGTTCGCCGAGCACGGTGACCCCACGCCGATCGTCATGGCGGTGAAGGCCCGCCGGAGTGGGCAGGCGGCGGGCTGA
- the glnA gene encoding type I glutamate--ammonia ligase — protein sequence MFQNADDVKKYIADEDVKFIDVRFCDLPGVMQHFTIPAAVFDPNEELAFDGSSIRGFQAIHESDMALRADISTARVDPFRRDKTVNINFFIHDPITGEQYSRDPRNVAKKAEAYLASTGVADTAYFGPEAEFYVFDNVRFQTSANESFYHIDSEAGAWNTGSEENNRGYKVRYKGGYFPTPPVDHFADLRAEISLELDKNGLQVERQHHEVGTAGQAEINYKFNTLLAAADDLMLFKYIVKNVAWRNGKTATFMPKPIFGDNGSGMHVHQSLWQGGTPLFYDEQGYAGLSDMARYYIGGILKHAPSLLAFTNPTVNSYHRLVPGFEAPVNMVYSQRNRSAAMRIPITGSNPKAKRVEFRAPDPSSNPYLAFSALLMAGLDGVKNKIEPPEPIDKDLYELAPEEHAGVQQVPTSLPAVLDALEADHDYLQAGGVFTPDLIETWIDYKRTNEIAPIQLRPHPHEFELYFDI from the coding sequence ATGTTCCAGAACGCCGACGACGTGAAGAAGTACATCGCCGACGAAGACGTCAAGTTCATCGATGTCCGATTCTGCGACCTGCCCGGTGTGATGCAGCACTTCACCATCCCGGCGGCAGTCTTCGACCCGAACGAGGAGCTCGCGTTCGACGGCTCGTCGATCCGCGGTTTCCAGGCCATCCACGAGTCCGACATGGCGCTCCGCGCGGACATCTCGACGGCTCGCGTCGACCCGTTCCGCCGCGACAAGACTGTCAACATCAACTTCTTCATCCACGACCCGATCACGGGCGAGCAGTACAGCCGTGACCCGCGGAACGTGGCCAAGAAGGCCGAGGCCTACCTCGCCTCGACCGGTGTCGCCGACACCGCGTACTTCGGCCCCGAGGCCGAGTTCTACGTCTTCGACAACGTCCGCTTCCAGACGTCGGCGAACGAGAGCTTCTACCACATCGACTCCGAGGCCGGCGCCTGGAACACCGGGTCGGAGGAGAACAACCGCGGCTACAAGGTCCGCTACAAGGGCGGCTACTTCCCGACCCCGCCGGTCGACCACTTCGCCGACCTGCGTGCCGAGATCTCCCTGGAGCTGGACAAGAACGGCCTCCAGGTCGAGCGCCAGCACCACGAGGTCGGCACCGCCGGCCAGGCGGAGATCAACTACAAGTTCAACACGCTGCTCGCCGCGGCCGACGACCTGATGCTCTTCAAGTACATCGTGAAGAACGTCGCCTGGCGCAACGGCAAGACCGCGACCTTCATGCCGAAGCCGATCTTCGGTGACAACGGCTCGGGCATGCACGTCCACCAGTCGCTGTGGCAGGGCGGCACGCCGCTCTTCTACGACGAGCAGGGTTACGCCGGCCTGTCGGACATGGCCCGCTACTACATCGGCGGCATCCTGAAGCACGCCCCGTCGCTGCTTGCCTTCACCAACCCGACGGTGAACTCCTACCACCGCCTGGTCCCGGGCTTCGAGGCACCGGTCAACATGGTGTACTCGCAGCGCAACCGCTCCGCCGCGATGCGTATCCCGATCACGGGCTCCAACCCGAAGGCGAAGCGCGTCGAGTTCCGCGCCCCGGACCCGTCCTCGAACCCGTACCTGGCGTTCTCGGCCCTGCTGATGGCCGGCCTGGACGGCGTGAAGAACAAGATCGAGCCCCCGGAGCCGATCGACAAGGACCTCTACGAGCTGGCCCCCGAGGAGCACGCGGGCGTCCAGCAGGTCCCGACCTCGCTCCCGGCGGTCCTCGACGCCCTCGAGGCGGACCACGACTACCTCCAGGCCGGCGGCGTCTTCACGCCCGACCTGATCGAGACGTGGATCGACTACAAGCGCACGAACGAGATCGCCCCGATCCAGCTGCGCCCGCACCCGCACGAGTTCGAGCTGTACTTCGACATCTAG
- a CDS encoding RDD family protein has product MDNRQAIGSWLSGPRAAAEEMGADFGYRGERLGLPQEGPGSVAPLGRRFGALFIDWTVCMVIAYGLLAQGDQQVAGNWALGVFLVLSLLTVGTIGSTPGKRILGLRVVAEGGGRLGTGRVIVRTVLLLLVIPALVWDRDSRGLHDRLARAVQVRI; this is encoded by the coding sequence GTGGACAACAGGCAAGCAATCGGATCGTGGCTCTCGGGGCCACGCGCGGCGGCCGAGGAGATGGGCGCCGACTTCGGTTACCGGGGCGAGCGCCTCGGTCTGCCCCAGGAAGGCCCGGGGTCCGTGGCCCCGCTCGGCCGGCGCTTCGGGGCACTCTTCATCGACTGGACCGTGTGCATGGTGATCGCATACGGGCTGCTCGCTCAAGGTGACCAACAGGTGGCCGGGAACTGGGCGCTGGGCGTCTTCCTCGTACTGAGCCTGCTGACGGTGGGAACCATCGGTTCCACGCCGGGCAAGCGCATCCTGGGCCTGCGGGTCGTCGCCGAGGGCGGCGGGCGGCTCGGCACCGGGCGGGTGATCGTCCGGACCGTGCTGCTGCTCCTGGTCATCCCCGCCCTGGTCTGGGACCGCGACAGCCGCGGCCTCCACGACCGGCTGGCCCGTGCCGTCCAGGTACGCATCTAG
- a CDS encoding DUF4191 domain-containing protein, which translates to MARKANTTEGADSAENAGRLKQIALTYKMTRRTDPKIGLVVAGVGIVTFGVLLAIGFLIDHPVYAGILGFVLALLAMAIIFGRRAERAAFGQMEGQPGAAAAVLDRVGRGWSTTPAVAMNRSQDVVHRAVGKAGIVLVAEGNPNRVKSLLAAEKKKMARIVVDVPVHDIIVGDGEGQVPLKKVRTKMLKLPRVLTGAQVTAANDRLRAMGDLMSNMPLPKGPMPKGMRMPRGGKMR; encoded by the coding sequence ATGGCGAGGAAGGCAAACACCACTGAAGGCGCGGACAGCGCCGAGAACGCGGGGCGGCTCAAGCAGATCGCCCTGACCTACAAGATGACCAGGCGGACAGACCCCAAGATCGGTCTTGTCGTCGCGGGTGTGGGAATCGTCACCTTCGGTGTCCTCCTCGCGATCGGTTTCTTGATCGATCACCCGGTCTACGCGGGCATCCTGGGCTTCGTACTGGCCCTCCTCGCAATGGCGATCATCTTCGGACGACGTGCCGAGCGCGCGGCCTTCGGGCAGATGGAGGGACAGCCGGGCGCCGCGGCGGCCGTACTGGACCGTGTCGGCCGCGGCTGGAGCACGACTCCGGCGGTCGCGATGAACCGCAGTCAGGACGTCGTCCACCGGGCCGTCGGCAAGGCGGGCATCGTGCTGGTCGCTGAGGGCAACCCGAACCGGGTGAAGAGCCTGCTGGCGGCGGAGAAGAAGAAGATGGCCCGCATCGTGGTGGACGTGCCGGTGCACGACATCATCGTCGGCGACGGCGAGGGCCAGGTGCCGCTCAAGAAGGTGCGCACCAAGATGCTGAAGCTCCCGCGGGTGCTGACGGGCGCGCAGGTCACCGCTGCCAACGACCGGCTGCGGGCCATGGGCGACCTGATGAGCAACATGCCGCTGCCGAAGGGCCCGATGCCGAAGGGCATGCGGATGCCGCGCGGCGGAAAGATGCGCTGA
- a CDS encoding SCO2195 family GlnR-regulated protein translates to MHAAPVRANAIPSVTTALRAVESLLMSSGQRTARRNAWTAVLEDRRRAKDRVEAQHVLEAVADRRS, encoded by the coding sequence ATGCACGCCGCGCCGGTACGAGCCAACGCGATCCCGTCCGTCACCACCGCACTCCGCGCCGTCGAATCGCTGCTGATGAGCAGCGGCCAGCGCACCGCCCGCCGGAACGCCTGGACGGCGGTCCTCGAGGACCGCCGCAGGGCCAAGGACCGGGTCGAGGCACAGCATGTACTGGAGGCTGTGGCCGACCGCCGTTCCTAG
- the lipA gene encoding lipoyl synthase, which translates to MSGVAPDGRKMLRLEVRNSQTPIERKPEWIKTRAKMGPEYTKMQKLVKSEGLHTVCQEAGCPNIYECWEDREATFLIGGDQCTRRCDFCQIDTGRPEALDRDEPRRVGESVVTMDLNYATITGVARDDLEDGGAWLYAETVRQIHAQTAERATGATKVELLIPDFNAVPEQLAEVFSSRPEVLAHNVETVPRIFKRIRPGFRYERSLEVITRAREAGLVTKSNLILGMGETREEVSEALQDLHDAGCELITITQYLRPTPRHHPVERWVKPQEFVELKDEADAIGYSGVMSGPLVRSSYRAGRLFKQAMEARGATVA; encoded by the coding sequence GTGTCCGGTGTCGCACCCGACGGGCGCAAGATGCTGCGCCTGGAGGTCCGAAACAGCCAGACCCCCATCGAGCGCAAGCCGGAGTGGATCAAAACCCGGGCGAAGATGGGCCCCGAGTACACGAAGATGCAGAAGCTCGTGAAGAGCGAGGGTCTGCACACCGTGTGCCAGGAAGCCGGCTGTCCGAACATCTACGAATGCTGGGAAGACCGCGAGGCGACCTTCCTCATCGGCGGCGACCAGTGCACCCGGCGCTGCGACTTCTGCCAGATCGACACGGGCAGGCCCGAGGCCCTCGACCGTGACGAGCCCCGCCGTGTGGGCGAGTCCGTGGTCACCATGGACCTGAACTACGCCACGATCACCGGCGTCGCACGCGACGACCTGGAGGACGGCGGCGCCTGGCTGTACGCGGAGACCGTGCGCCAGATCCACGCCCAGACCGCGGAGCGGGCGACCGGCGCCACCAAGGTGGAGCTGCTGATCCCCGACTTCAACGCGGTTCCCGAGCAGCTCGCCGAGGTCTTCTCCTCGCGCCCCGAGGTGCTCGCGCACAACGTCGAGACGGTGCCGCGCATCTTCAAGCGGATCCGCCCCGGTTTCCGTTACGAGCGCTCCCTGGAGGTCATCACCCGGGCCCGTGAGGCCGGTCTGGTGACCAAGTCCAACCTGATCCTCGGCATGGGCGAGACCCGCGAGGAAGTCAGCGAGGCGCTCCAGGACCTGCACGACGCGGGTTGCGAGCTCATCACGATTACGCAGTACCTGCGGCCCACCCCGCGGCACCACCCGGTCGAGCGCTGGGTGAAGCCGCAGGAGTTCGTGGAGCTGAAGGACGAGGCCGACGCGATCGGCTACTCCGGCGTGATGTCGGGGCCGCTGGTGCGCTCCTCGTACCGCGCCGGCCGTCTCTTCAAGCAGGCGATGGAGGCCCGGGGCGCGACCGTCGCGTGA
- the lipB gene encoding lipoyl(octanoyl) transferase LipB → MSELRFVRLGFGEEAVDYQEAWQKQREVHAARFEDSVPDTCLLLEHPPVYTAGRRTTDSERPLDGTPVIDVDRGGKITWHGPGQLVGYPIQKLPRPVDVVAHVRRLEDALIRTAADFGVETSRVEGRSGVWVLGDPVEERPALGGLSLDFDPRLHDEEFDARLNGPEYAPSNAGQRREDRKLAAIGIRVAKGVTMHGFALNVNPDNTWFDKIVPCGIRDAGVTSLSYELGREVTIAEVLPVAERHLRDILENAELAPRTVGTAASATAVAPA, encoded by the coding sequence GTGAGTGAGCTGCGGTTCGTCCGTCTGGGATTCGGCGAGGAAGCGGTCGACTACCAGGAGGCCTGGCAGAAGCAGCGGGAGGTGCACGCGGCCCGGTTCGAGGACTCCGTACCCGACACCTGCCTGCTCCTCGAGCACCCGCCCGTCTACACAGCGGGACGGCGCACGACCGACAGCGAGCGCCCTCTGGACGGCACTCCTGTCATCGATGTGGACCGCGGTGGAAAGATCACCTGGCACGGTCCGGGCCAGCTCGTCGGCTATCCCATCCAGAAGCTGCCGCGGCCGGTCGACGTCGTCGCCCATGTGCGACGGCTGGAGGACGCCCTGATCCGTACGGCCGCCGACTTCGGTGTGGAGACCTCCCGGGTCGAGGGCCGCAGCGGTGTCTGGGTCCTCGGTGACCCGGTCGAGGAGCGCCCCGCGCTCGGCGGACTGTCCCTGGACTTCGACCCCCGCCTGCACGACGAGGAGTTCGACGCCCGGCTGAACGGCCCCGAGTACGCGCCGTCCAACGCCGGCCAGCGCCGCGAGGACCGCAAGCTGGCCGCGATCGGCATCCGGGTCGCCAAGGGTGTGACCATGCACGGCTTCGCCCTGAACGTGAACCCGGACAACACGTGGTTCGACAAGATCGTGCCGTGCGGCATCCGGGACGCGGGCGTGACGTCGCTCTCGTACGAGCTGGGCCGGGAGGTCACGATCGCGGAGGTGCTGCCGGTCGCCGAGAGGCACCTCAGGGACATCCTGGAGAACGCGGAGCTCGCGCCCCGCACCGTCGGGACGGCCGCCTCGGCGACCGCGGTCGCCCCCGCCTGA
- a CDS encoding regulator yields the protein MSERPPQRTPNRRLAALIAEAGFSHAGLARRVDQLGLEHGLDLRYDKTSVTRWLRGQQPRGTTPALIAEVFTRRLGRRLSAQDLGLDACAPVYAGLEFAATPAEAVDIVSGLWRKDSGSHAELRKIAFTPAGLVVPSRDWLIGRADEWVGRGEPPTTGAASRGTSAASAVNGTNGAPAHGTGGLPAPRAAGDTNAVRTSNGFHASGGAHTHHGPGGAPGASAHGGRAGSRGPGSARPPAPAQPPLGVPRQRQTDRGPGQRVGNGDVAALRSVGELFRTLDNAYGGGHARQALVRYLEHEAEPMLRGSYGEAVGRRLFSAAADLTRLAGWTSFDIAAHGLAQRYFVQALRLAQAAGDRGYGSFVLITMSRQAVYLGHGREAVQLARVAQQGIGSSAPPVVMALLHAVEARGHGVLGETRACIAALVRAERALQSERPGDDVPHWARYFDEAQLADEFGHCHRDLQQYRVAVQHAERSLQLRAPAYARSRLFCRVVLASARLGLGELDQACLLGAESAQQASEMRSVRATEYVRDFERRLEPYRDAVAVRGYRDRVAALG from the coding sequence ATGTCGGAACGACCTCCGCAGCGCACCCCCAACAGGCGGCTCGCTGCGCTCATCGCGGAAGCCGGATTCTCCCATGCGGGTCTGGCCCGCAGGGTGGATCAGCTGGGCCTCGAACACGGCCTCGACCTGCGGTACGACAAGACCTCGGTGACCCGCTGGCTGCGCGGCCAGCAGCCGAGGGGAACCACCCCCGCGCTGATCGCGGAGGTATTCACCCGGCGGCTGGGGCGCCGGCTCTCCGCGCAGGATCTGGGGCTGGACGCTTGCGCCCCCGTCTATGCCGGGCTGGAGTTCGCGGCCACGCCCGCCGAGGCCGTCGACATCGTCAGCGGGCTGTGGCGCAAGGACTCCGGCAGCCATGCGGAGCTGCGCAAGATCGCGTTCACCCCGGCCGGACTCGTCGTGCCGAGCCGGGACTGGCTGATCGGGCGGGCCGACGAATGGGTCGGACGCGGAGAACCGCCGACGACGGGGGCGGCTTCCCGCGGCACGAGCGCTGCGAGCGCCGTGAACGGTACGAACGGGGCCCCGGCACACGGCACGGGGGGCCTGCCCGCCCCGCGCGCGGCCGGCGACACGAACGCCGTCCGCACGTCGAACGGCTTCCACGCGTCCGGCGGTGCCCACACGCATCACGGCCCCGGGGGCGCACCCGGGGCGTCGGCCCACGGCGGCCGGGCCGGCAGCCGCGGTCCCGGCTCCGCCCGGCCGCCCGCCCCGGCGCAGCCGCCCCTCGGCGTGCCCCGTCAGCGGCAGACCGACCGCGGCCCCGGCCAGCGGGTCGGCAACGGCGACGTCGCGGCCCTGCGGTCGGTCGGTGAGCTCTTCCGCACCCTGGACAACGCCTACGGCGGCGGTCACGCCCGGCAGGCCCTCGTCAGGTACCTGGAGCACGAGGCGGAGCCCATGCTCCGCGGGAGCTACGGCGAGGCCGTCGGCAGGCGGCTGTTCTCCGCGGCGGCCGATCTGACCCGGCTGGCGGGCTGGACCTCGTTCGACATCGCGGCGCACGGCCTCGCCCAGCGCTACTTCGTCCAGGCGCTGCGGCTCGCGCAGGCGGCAGGCGACCGGGGGTACGGCTCGTTCGTGCTGATCACGATGAGCCGGCAGGCGGTGTACCTCGGGCACGGCAGGGAAGCGGTGCAGCTCGCCCGGGTCGCCCAGCAGGGGATCGGGTCCTCGGCGCCGCCCGTGGTCATGGCGCTGCTGCACGCGGTCGAGGCGCGCGGACACGGGGTGCTCGGCGAGACCCGGGCGTGCATCGCCGCACTCGTACGCGCGGAACGGGCCCTGCAGTCCGAGCGCCCCGGGGACGACGTGCCGCACTGGGCCCGCTACTTCGACGAGGCACAGCTCGCCGACGAGTTCGGCCACTGCCATCGCGATCTGCAGCAGTACAGGGTCGCCGTGCAGCACGCCGAGCGGTCGCTCCAGCTGCGCGCTCCGGCGTACGCCCGCAGCAGGCTGTTCTGCCGCGTGGTGCTCGCTTCCGCGCGGCTCGGGCTCGGCGAGCTGGACCAGGCCTGCCTGCTGGGCGCCGAGTCGGCCCAGCAGGCTTCGGAGATGCGGTCGGTGCGCGCCACGGAGTACGTGCGCGACTTCGAGCGCCGACTTGAGCCGTACCGGGACGCGGTAGCCGTGCGGGGCTACCGCGACCGTGTCGCAGCGCTCGGCTGA
- a CDS encoding NAD(P)/FAD-dependent oxidoreductase: MFTAHTAHHADVVIIGAGIAGLSAAHQLTSAGVNVSVLEAAPHIGGRMVTHDVDGFLLDHIGPLLSSAYPELSTTPGLDGLVLRDFAPGVLVRSGGRRYRAGDVRSARGALKAVRTRSSAPLAPLGGTIEQARLGSWLGRLAATPAARILARPDRTALSALSARGLSPRMVSGFVHPLLTALLSDPTLTTSSRCAELALRSYARGRLCVPAGGSAELPRLLAAALPPGTVRTGVHVTAADITSVRTKEHGELGCRSLLLATGAGAAAELLPGLRMPAFHPVTVLHHTAPAPPPTGAHLLLDADRSGPVAHTAVMSEVDPSRAPHGRTLITSTVLGPPPPDLDRTVREHLAQLYGTPTHDWELLAAHHDPEAVPAMPPPHDLRRPVRVLAGLYVCGDHRDTSTVQGALHSGHRAASAILADLGVRQEPGDGAALPTAA; encoded by the coding sequence GTGTTCACGGCACACACGGCACACCACGCGGATGTGGTCATCATCGGGGCCGGGATCGCCGGCCTGTCAGCGGCCCATCAACTGACCAGCGCAGGAGTGAACGTCAGCGTCCTTGAGGCCGCGCCGCACATCGGCGGCCGGATGGTCACCCACGACGTGGACGGATTCCTGCTCGACCACATCGGTCCACTGCTCAGCTCCGCGTACCCGGAGCTGAGTACCACCCCGGGTCTCGACGGCCTGGTGCTGCGGGACTTCGCACCAGGGGTACTCGTCCGCAGCGGAGGCCGCCGGTACCGCGCCGGTGACGTACGGAGCGCAAGGGGCGCACTCAAAGCAGTGCGCACCCGATCGAGCGCCCCCCTCGCGCCCCTGGGCGGGACGATCGAACAGGCCCGGCTGGGTTCCTGGCTCGGTCGCCTCGCCGCCACACCGGCGGCCCGGATCCTGGCCAGGCCCGACCGGACCGCACTCTCGGCCCTGTCGGCGCGCGGCCTCTCCCCCCGGATGGTCAGCGGTTTCGTGCACCCCCTGCTCACCGCGCTGCTCAGCGACCCCACGCTCACCACATCGAGCCGCTGCGCCGAGCTCGCACTGCGCAGCTACGCGCGCGGCAGGCTCTGCGTGCCGGCGGGCGGTTCCGCGGAACTGCCCCGGCTGCTGGCGGCCGCCCTGCCGCCCGGCACCGTACGCACCGGGGTGCATGTCACGGCCGCCGACATCACGTCCGTACGCACCAAGGAGCACGGCGAACTGGGCTGTCGCTCCTTGCTGCTGGCCACCGGAGCGGGCGCCGCCGCGGAGTTGCTGCCCGGTCTGCGGATGCCGGCCTTCCACCCGGTGACCGTGCTTCACCACACCGCGCCCGCTCCCCCGCCGACGGGAGCACACCTGCTGCTGGACGCGGACCGCTCGGGTCCCGTCGCGCACACCGCCGTGATGAGCGAGGTCGACCCCTCGCGCGCGCCGCACGGCCGCACGCTGATCACCTCCACGGTGCTCGGTCCCCCGCCACCGGACCTCGACCGCACGGTCCGCGAGCACCTCGCCCAGCTGTACGGCACGCCCACGCACGACTGGGAGCTCCTGGCGGCCCATCACGACCCGGAGGCAGTGCCCGCGATGCCGCCCCCGCACGATCTGCGCCGGCCGGTCCGGGTCCTGGCCGGCCTGTACGTGTGCGGCGACCACCGCGACACGAGCACGGTCCAGGGCGCCCTGCACTCGGGGCACCGCGCGGCCTCGGCGATCCTCGCGGACCTGGGGGTGCGGCAGGAACCCGGCGACGGGGCCGCGCTGCCGACCGCGGCGTAG